CTTGAGATTATCGAGGATTTGGAAAAAGGCAAAGGCAATGATAAGTATGTTAAATGGATTAAAGAGAATGTAGATGTTACATTAGGGTAAATGGGAATTATGGTTTATAATGGTAAATGGATAGATTCTTTTGATGTTCGAAAATATTCTGGTGAAAGAAAAAGTTGCAGAAATAAAATAGTGTTGGAAACACCATCAATAATTTACTACTTCACACATGAACAATGGAAAGAATTCAAGGAAAAGGTGAATAGTGTATGATAAAAGAAGCGCATGTTTGCAGCCAATGCAGGCATAAATTTAGTGTACCGACAGATCCCAATTTTAAAAGTTGGGAGTTATGTTGCAAAAAGAAAAGTAAGGATGTTAATCCTTGTGGTGGTTTGACTGATTGTGAATTATTTGAGGAGGAAATGGTATAAATGGTTAAGTTTGTTGATTGTAAATTCAATGGTAAGCATGAATTAAGACATGAACTTACACGTGAAATAATGATTGCATGTAATGAAAGTATACCTGATTACGATAAATTAAATATTTTTAGGGTTGAAGATTATATTCACCTGTTAATTGATGAATCACATTACAATCCTAATAAGAAATATTTCCATATACCGGATATGAATGTGAAAATCCCTTTAAAAGTATTTAAGAATGTTGCAATAGAATATATACTTGAACATAAAAAAGAATTTTTATTAAATAAATATTCTTAAGTTGAACATCCCCTTTTATATGAAAAAAATGTGATGTTGCTGAAAAAAATAAAAAATGATCCACAAACAATATTCTGGGTAACCAAATGTAAATACTGTGGATCACTTTTTATCAAATTCCAAAATGCTACAAAATATTGTAGCCCAAAATGTAGAGGAAATAGTGATCTTGAACATACTGAAAAACGTGTACGTAAACACCGTAAAAACCATAGTAAAACAGATGACTACTGGGGTCTGGGTAGTGGTTATTTACACGGAACACCAAAAAATAATTTTGAAGAGGAACATAAAGCTATATTAAGGGAACGCAGGAGATTAAAATTACCTGCAAAATAAAAATGGATAAATGGAGAGTAATTACTAATGGGATTATTTACTTCAATTAAAAAAAAGATTACTAGAAATAATCAATGGGAGTATCATTTTAATCCTCAAAAAAGCAAATATCATGATTATGAAGAAAGTTATTTTAAACAACCAAGCACTGGAAAAATTTTAAGATTAACGGCCAGAGATGCTTTAGGTTTAATATCTTTTCATGATCATGGGTGGGATGCTCAAAAGTTATTTGATGATATGGATTGGGGTTCTACAAATTATGAAAATACTATTTCTGTAGATAATCTTCAGTTATTTTTAGATGAATATACTAAAGGACATATGAATCAAGCAATTAGTTTCATATGTGATAATAAAATCGAATATAATTATTCAGATAAAAAAGATTATTTAAAATAAACTTAATCTTTTTTATTTTACTATTTTTTTCTTTTTCGTTACAGTGTACTATTGAAGGGGGGGAGTATATACTTTTATAAGGCATTTATATATTTTATTTTCATATGGTGAAAAAAATGGATTGTGTATTTTAATGATGGGTTATGAGTATCAGCATAAACATGTTTCAGGTTTGCGATGCCCTGAATGCGATGAACACAAGGAGATACTCTATGATACTCATCATAAATTAATCTATTGTCGAACATGTGGATTAATACTTTATGAAATTAGTCGTTTGTAAAAAAAAGAGAATATATTCTGGTTTATAAATGTAAAAAAAATACTATTTAACCTTGGACATTTTGTATATTATGAAATTTAGGGAAAAAAATGATTGTTAAAAGTCTCCGCCATTCTTTTTCCTCCTTAAAAAAAAATAGATCTCCAATTGAGATTATATTAAAATTTTAGTTTAAAAATATATTATAAAAAAAAAGGGAAAATATACAATAACCATTTTTTCATTGTTTGAAAAAATAGGATGTTTATATGTTTTAATCAAGGTTTATACTTCTTCTTCTTTTTATTTAAGATGTGTAGGTAAAAAGTTAGAAAATATGATTTTTTTTATCCCATCTCATTCAATTTTATTATTCGCCTACCATTTTTCTTAATATTCAGAACCGTTCAACAAAAAACACTAAAACATATTATTTCATTCAATCTTATTTTATAAAAACACGGGACTTTAGAAAATCGTGTTTAATAAAATATTAAAAAAACTGAACAAAACAACAAAAAAAATAGAAAAGGAGAAAATAAAACAATGGAATTCGATAACAAAACAATACTCATAATAGGACTAATACTCGGCGCAATCTGTGCAATGACATACCACTACGAACAAATAGCACTAGCAATAGTATCAGGACTAGTAGGATACCTCAGCAAAGACTCAAACATCACAATCAATAAACAAACAGAACACGACGAAATCGAAAAAACATGAAAAAAAAATAAAATTAGGAGTACAGCATATCCATGACTCTAGAAAACCATGAGTGTGTACGTGAAGAACAATTCATCAACATAGAAAAAAGACTCACAAGCAATGAGGAAAAAGTCAAAACAATCTTCAAACAGAACGATAAACTTGAGGAAACCCTAAAAAAATTAGACTGTACACAAGACCGTCTTGCAATTGAAATAGCCGAATTAAACAATACATTCACAATCCTGAAATGGTTAGTGGGTGTTTTAATCACATTATTCAGTGGAATGTCAGTATTTCTCGTAACAGAATTAATAAAGTTGATTTAAAATGACAACAAACTGGGAAGAACGACAAACTGATGAAAAAGACAACACCGAATCAGTAAGAGCATTTGAAGTATTCACACAATACCTATATCTACCAAAACCTAGAATGTCCTATTCTAAATTCGAAAAATGGTTAAAAAAACGCTACCAAGAACTACCAGACACTGCTATAAAACCCACATCAAAATCTAATATAGAATATTGGTCTAAAAGATGGAACTGGAAACAAAGGTGTGATTTCTTTGATTTACAATATATTGAAAAATTAAGAAAAGATAATAAAGTTCTTGTTGATGATGCTTTTGGCAACCAGGTCCGAACTCTTATTGAACAAATTGATGATCTTGATGATGAAAGAGAATCTATAAAAAAATCTGATGTTGAAGAGGATAAGAAAATTTTAGCGTTAAAACGTAATAGTGAGAATAAAGCTATTCTCATGAAAGAATTACGTTTAATCATGGGAATGTCTACTGACAATAATAAATCAGTAGTTGAACATAACGGATTAAAAAGGTTGGCTGATGCTTTCAAGTAATAAACAATATTGGAACTGGGGAGAAACAAGTCCCAAAAGTAAAGATTTTTTCAATAATAGTGATGCTTGGATTAACATTGCTGAAGGTGCGGTTAGATCTAGTAAAACAGTAACTTGTAGTGCCAGATGGTTAAAATTTTTATGTGAAAGTCCTCATGATGAATTTTTAATGAGCGGTAAAACAATCACTACATTAAAAAGGAATGTATTGACTAATTTTTTTAAAATGCTAAATACTGAGGATATTTGGTATCATCATGATAGGTATGAAAATATCCTGGAAGTTGAAGATAAAACAATTTATCTTATGGGTTTTAATGATGAAGGAGCTACTGATGTTGTTGCCGGAATGACAGTTGGAGGATGGTACGGTGATGAGGTTACACGTAACCCAAAATCTACAATTGAAATGGCAATAAGTAGATGTAGTTTACCTGGAGCAAAAATGTTCCTTAACATGAACCCGTTAAGTCCTTACCATTTTCTCTACACTGATTACATTAACAATAAAGAATTACTCCAAGCAGGTACTGTTAAAGTATGGAAATTCTTATTGGAAGATAACCCGAACCTTCCAAAACAATATGTTGATGAACTAATCAGAGTTAACAAGAAAAATCCTTTGTTTTATAAAAGGAATATTTTAGGTCAATGGGTAATTGCTGAAGGAGCAATCTATGACATGTTCGATGAGGAAGTGCATGTGTATAATTCTCCTGTTAAAGTGGATGATATGAATATTACATGTGATTATGGAGTCAGTACAGTCACAACATTTGGAGTAATAGGTTATAAAAAAGACATAATCAATGGGAATACCTATTACTTGATGGATGAAACATATTACGATGCTGAAACTAAAGGTGTAACTCAATCAGATAATGATAGAGTAGATGATTTAGTTAAACTCCAAGACAAACACCATCTTAATAAAAACAATACTATTTTCCTACCTCATGATGCTGCCAGTTTAAAAGCAGCTGCTAAAAAAGACAAAAGAATAAAAATGAAAGTGAAAACTTATGCTCCAGATACCTTTGAAGACATCACCACTATTCAAAATTTATTTGCTACAAATCATTTTTTCATAAATTCAAAATGCAAACATAGTATTACTCAAGCCCAATCTTATTGTTGGGATACTAAAGCTCAACAACGTGGTGAGGATAAACCATTAAAAGTTGACGATCATTGTCCCGACATGTGGCGTGGAGGAATATTAGGACCTCGTAAAAAAGGATTCCAATTAAGAAAACGTAAAAAGAGATGATTAAATTATGGTTAAAATTGTAACAAGCACATTTCTTAAAGATGCTGTAATCAAAAGCGTACTCAATGAATATGATGTGAAAAGTCAAGAGTTAAGTGAAGAGGACATGAACTATGGTGATGAAGCCATAGAACCACCATTCAACCCATTCCAATTAGAAAAATTAAGAGACATATCAGGATTACATGATATTTGTATTACCGTAAAATGTGAAGATGCAATCTACAGTGGTAAAAAGATTATCAGTAAAGAAGGAATGGAAATACCTGTTGAACTTGAAGAATTCTTGAATGATTTTCAATTTGATGAGGAATGTGAGTCATTCTTAAATGACTTGGAAACTTATGGTTTTGCAGGATTGGAGATATTGCGTGAAGGATCTGTATTTAAAAGTGTGAATCATATTCCTTCACTGTATCTTCGTATGTGCCGTGATAAAAAACGTGTTGTTCAAAAAATCGGTAATCAAAAATCATACTTCAAACTATATGATCCAATGAATGCTCAAAGGTTGAATAAATCCACCGGAGTCTTTGAAGAGGAGATTAACAGGGATGCAATTGCAAATGAATTACTATGGTTTAATGGTAAAAGTAATGAGTCAAAGGTTTATGGTAAACCCAAGTACTTAAGTGAATTAGATGCTATTTTAACAGACAATGCAATAATTGAATATCAACAAGGACATTTTAAAGCTAAAGGAATTCCCAACTATGTGATTACTGTTACGGGAAGTATTGAGGAAAAAGACGATTACAGTATGGATGATTTTGAAAGAGATCTTGAAACTGAATTCAGTACTGTTACAAATGAACCTGGAACTGCATTGGTGATGTGTGTTCCTAGTGATGGTGATGCACCAATCAATGTTAATGTGCATAAAATAGGTGAGGAGAAAAAAGAAGGAAGTTTCCTTGCATTAGCGGAAAGTGTGGCAGATAGAATTTACAGGATTCATAGGGTTCCACGTGAAAGATTAGGTGAAAGTAAATCATCCGGTATTGCAAGTAACCGTACTGAAATGTTGCTTAAAAATTATTCTAAAAGTACTGTGGGTAATGCTCAAAAAAGAATGGCTAACTATATTAACAAAACCATCATCAAATATGAATTCAGTACTAATGATCATAAAATAGAATATCTTCCGTGTAACTTTGATGAGGAGGATAAAGTATTGGATAGGGGCATTAAACTATTGCAGAATGGTGCAATGAGATTAGGTGAGTTTATTAACAGGTTTGGTGAATCATTTGAGTTGCATATGGATGAAAGTGATGAGTATTATAATGCAAGGTTTATGAATAATCAGTCATTGGATAGTGTGCTGTATGGTGATGATCCGGTGGATGCTGAAGGGAAATTAAATAGTCTGATTGCTGATTTGGATGAAGATCTAAAAGCATAAATTCATAAAATATTAATGGAGTGTGTATTAGTGTGTATACATATCAACAAAGGTTAGAATATGCTCGTAAACTCAAAAGATTACATGAACTATATGTAATCAAAGACAACATTCACTTAACCTACAAGTATAAAAATCAAAACAAAGCCATACATAATGCACATTCCTTGCAGGATAAGATTATTAATTCCATAATTGATGATGCAGTATATGGAAATGCAAATGCTATAAAAAATATTGATTCTACTATCGAAAAGTTAATGACTTCAACTTTAGAAAATGAGCGTAAGCGTATACATCATCAAAATGATAAATATGTTAATCGTGCTGTAGAACTAAATTCTGAAAGATACACTAAAATATTAACTAATCGTATCAACACTGAAGCAATTAAATTAGAGAGAAAAATAGAATCTGAACTCAGAAGTGGAGTACATAATGGTTTAAGTGAAGCACAAACAAGAAAAGCATTGCATGAAAAATATCAAGATACTGCTAAAGCAAGAATTAAAAATATTATTAAAGATAGTGTACATACTAATGAATCTAATATTAGTTTTATTAATGCTTTAAATGAAGGATACTCATATAAAGTGTGGATGAATGGTCAAGGTAAAGGTAAAGTAAGAGCATGGCACCGTGCTAAACTTATTGCACCAGTACCCATTGATGAATACTTTGACATTTACGGTCATTATCATGCTCAAGCAATGTATCCTGGAGATTTATATGCTGGTGCTGAAAATGTTGCCAATTGCAGATGTTGGTTAAGATACACAAATCGCAGACCTGAAAGGTTAGGTCAAAAACAAACAGTCTTCAATATACCTCAAACCTCATACTTAAACTCATCAAATAATCAACGCAAAAATCCATTTGGTGAAGGAGTAAAAGTAAAACCAATAGAAACAATCAAGACAACTATATCACATAATACTAAAAATTTATCTTCAAAAATTAAAAATGTTAGTAAGAAGATCTATGACAAAATAAAACCAAAAAATCAAAAGTCTAAACCAAAAAGAAAAAATAATGTAAAGAGATATAAACGTTTTAAAGGAATTACTAAAAAGGGGATGTTGCCAAATAAGGAACAAATCTCAGATTATTTCTCTAAAGATGTTACTAAAACTTCAAAATTTGATAATATCATTGATAGATGGGCAAATACTCCTCTCGATAAAAAACTTAGAATATTTGCAAATTGTGGATTTGATTATAAAAAATTAGAAAAATTACTTTTAAAAGATAAAAATGTTTTAAATTATTATATTCCCATGCTTATGAGAGAAGCTAAAATAAGTCTCCAACAAATGGAAAAATTGATGAGAAATAGTTATACTAAAAAAGACATGGTATTCTACAGACAACAAGAAGATTTATTTTTAGGAAATGATCCTCAAATTGGTAACATAATTGAATGGGATTCTTATAATTCAGTATCCATATCTAAAGAAGGATTAAGATATTTCCAGAAGAAATATAAAAAACAAAAATGGGAATTTACAATTTTAGCACCAAAAGGAACACGTGGTGTGTATATTTCACCAAAAGCAGGGAAAAAATATGCTCCTGAAATGGAATTTATTTTGGACAGGCATACAAAGTTAAAAATAATAGATATTGATTATGTTTCTCATAAAGTAAAACTTAAAGTTATTATATAATTTTATATAGTCTATAAAACAAATTTTATA
The Methanobrevibacter sp. DNA segment above includes these coding regions:
- a CDS encoding PBSX family phage terminase large subunit; this encodes MLSSNKQYWNWGETSPKSKDFFNNSDAWINIAEGAVRSSKTVTCSARWLKFLCESPHDEFLMSGKTITTLKRNVLTNFFKMLNTEDIWYHHDRYENILEVEDKTIYLMGFNDEGATDVVAGMTVGGWYGDEVTRNPKSTIEMAISRCSLPGAKMFLNMNPLSPYHFLYTDYINNKELLQAGTVKVWKFLLEDNPNLPKQYVDELIRVNKKNPLFYKRNILGQWVIAEGAIYDMFDEEVHVYNSPVKVDDMNITCDYGVSTVTTFGVIGYKKDIINGNTYYLMDETYYDAETKGVTQSDNDRVDDLVKLQDKHHLNKNNTIFLPHDAASLKAAAKKDKRIKMKVKTYAPDTFEDITTIQNLFATNHFFINSKCKHSITQAQSYCWDTKAQQRGEDKPLKVDDHCPDMWRGGILGPRKKGFQLRKRKKR
- a CDS encoding phage capsid protein, yielding MVKIVTSTFLKDAVIKSVLNEYDVKSQELSEEDMNYGDEAIEPPFNPFQLEKLRDISGLHDICITVKCEDAIYSGKKIISKEGMEIPVELEEFLNDFQFDEECESFLNDLETYGFAGLEILREGSVFKSVNHIPSLYLRMCRDKKRVVQKIGNQKSYFKLYDPMNAQRLNKSTGVFEEEINRDAIANELLWFNGKSNESKVYGKPKYLSELDAILTDNAIIEYQQGHFKAKGIPNYVITVTGSIEEKDDYSMDDFERDLETEFSTVTNEPGTALVMCVPSDGDAPINVNVHKIGEEKKEGSFLALAESVADRIYRIHRVPRERLGESKSSGIASNRTEMLLKNYSKSTVGNAQKRMANYINKTIIKYEFSTNDHKIEYLPCNFDEEDKVLDRGIKLLQNGAMRLGEFINRFGESFELHMDESDEYYNARFMNNQSLDSVLYGDDPVDAEGKLNSLIADLDEDLKA